One Bacteroidota bacterium genomic window, TTCTCGTATGCCGCGCCATTGACCGAAACCATGCTGCTCGGTATCGTAGCGTTGCGTACAGGACAGGGCGTTAAAATTCACTGGGATGCTGACAAAGGTGAAGTCACCAACAATGAAGACGCCAACCAGTATCTCCATCGTGAATACCGCGCCGGCTACGAGCTGTAGAAACAGCGCAAACCTGGTTTTCGGTGTTTCATTTTTTAGTACTCCATTTTCAGAGCAACCCGTTCTGAATGTCAAACAACAGAACCGCAGAAGTCCTACCCACTTTTGCGGTTCTGCTTTTTACCCCAACATGATGTCGATTTTCAAAGCCACTTCTCTCCTGACACTGCTGCTCCTCGCTGGCTGCCAGCCCCCACCCACCGCACAAAATGCCGAGCGGCAGCCCAATGTAATTGTCATGTTTGTTGATGATATGGGCTATGCGGACATCGGCCCGTTTGGTGCAACGGCTTACGAAACGCCCCACCTTGACCGTATGGCAGATGAGGGGGTCCGGTTTACAGATTTCTATGCGAGCCAACCCGTTTGCTCAGCCTCCCGCGCAGCACTCCTGACAGGCACCTATTCAAACCGTATTGGCATACACGGTGCACTCGGCCCATCGGACACCACGGGCATCCATGCAGATGAAGTTACCATGGCCGAATTGTTCAAGAGCCAGGGTTATGCTACGGCCATGTACGGTAAGTGGCACCTCGGGCACCACCCACAGTTTTTGCCTACCCGCCATGGGTTTGATGATTTTTATGGCATTCCGTATTCGAATGATATGTGGCCAAACCATCCGGAAAATCCTGAAGCCTGGCCCGATCTTCCAACCATCGAGGGCGAAGAAATAATCGGGTACAACACCGACCAGCGCCAGTTCACAACAGATTTCACCACCCGCTCTGTTTCTTTTATAGAGACATCGGTTGAGGCTGCTACGCCGTTTTTCCTTTATGTGGCACATCCGATGCCCCATGTACCGCTTTTTGTATCAGAAACCCGCGCCGGCCATAGCGGCGCCGGCCTGTATGGCGATGTAATCAAAGAAATTGACTGGTCAATCGGACAACTCCTGGATACGGTAAAAAGGCTTGGGGTAGATGAAAACACCCTCGTAATCTTTACGTCCGACAACGGACCCTGGCTCAGCTACGGCAACCACGCCGGCTCTGCTTTTCCGCTCCGGGAAGGCAAAGGCACAACCTGGGAAGGTGGTGTGCGCGTACCCTTTGTTGCCCGCTGGCCACAACAAATTCCGGCCGGCCTCGAAGTAGCCACACCAGCCATGACCATCGACCTTTTCCCAACACTTGCCACCCTCATTGACGCCCCCCTGCCAGATCACACAATTGATGGTAAACCCATCTGGTCTTTGATGAACGGAACCGACACCGTGTCACCTCAGGAAGCCTATTACTTTTATTACCACCGCAATGCATTACACGGCATGCGCAGTGGGAAATGGAAGCTACACTTTCCCCATCGGTACAGAACGATGCAAGACCGCACCCTGGGCAAAGATGGGATACCGGGCAAATACAACTATGGCGCAGAGGTAGGACTCGAACTCTTCGATCTTGAGGCTGACATCGGCGAGCAACAAAACGTTGCAGATCAATATCCAGAAGTCATCGCCAGGCTTACAGCAATGGCTGAAGCCAAGCGGGCCGAGCTTGGAGACGCCCTAACAGAAACGCCTGCTACAGGTGCACGGCAAGTGGGCATCCGCGAACCTGTTAA contains:
- a CDS encoding sulfatase yields the protein MMSIFKATSLLTLLLLAGCQPPPTAQNAERQPNVIVMFVDDMGYADIGPFGATAYETPHLDRMADEGVRFTDFYASQPVCSASRAALLTGTYSNRIGIHGALGPSDTTGIHADEVTMAELFKSQGYATAMYGKWHLGHHPQFLPTRHGFDDFYGIPYSNDMWPNHPENPEAWPDLPTIEGEEIIGYNTDQRQFTTDFTTRSVSFIETSVEAATPFFLYVAHPMPHVPLFVSETRAGHSGAGLYGDVIKEIDWSIGQLLDTVKRLGVDENTLVIFTSDNGPWLSYGNHAGSAFPLREGKGTTWEGGVRVPFVARWPQQIPAGLEVATPAMTIDLFPTLATLIDAPLPDHTIDGKPIWSLMNGTDTVSPQEAYYFYYHRNALHGMRSGKWKLHFPHRYRTMQDRTLGKDGIPGKYNYGAEVGLELFDLEADIGEQQNVADQYPEVIARLTAMAEAKRAELGDALTETPATGARQVGIREPVN